Genomic window (Helianthus annuus cultivar XRQ/B chromosome 3, HanXRQr2.0-SUNRISE, whole genome shotgun sequence):
GTTGCAAGTTCGTCTAATGAGCCTCAAGGGGATGATGTACAACAAAAGAGGAGGAGATTGACACGGATAGGCGACCCGGACTCGAAGGAGGATGCACCTCCAAGGGGTCCTAAGCCGGATTGGACATCCGGTTCATTGCTAGACCAACCTGCGGAATGGAGAGAGGATTTATTTCACGAACAAATGAATAAACTGAAACAAAGGGGTGAAGCATTCATTTGTGAAAAGGAAATCCGTGAAGCTGATTTTGGGCCGTTCGGGATAACGGCAAAGTTTAAGGCATTGGGCTGGGGGGCAGCTTTGAAGTGTTATGATGGTGAGGTGAAGAAGATGTATGACACCCAGATTCAAGAATGGATGGCCTCA
Coding sequences:
- the LOC110927611 gene encoding uncharacterized protein LOC110927611; the protein is MVTKKGKSVASSSNEPQGDDVQQKRRRLTRIGDPDSKEDAPPRGPKPDWTSGSLLDQPAEWREDLFHEQMNKLKQRGEAFICEKEIREADFGPFGITAKFKALGWGAALKCYDGEVKKMYDTQIQEWMASLECPPFKAPKQIKLIGWCNRVKVEMSYDSLRRIAKFDDGLTCARLMWGLGANGAKTSNKEISS